The following are from one region of the Pantoea cypripedii genome:
- a CDS encoding MOSC domain-containing protein: MSSIESMASVTPADFTGQVEFLHLCPRAFLPMRSVPTLTLIEGQGIEGDRYCLSGGFYSHKPEEGRQVTLFEIETLEALKRDHGIDFAPEEHRRNITVRGVPLNHLVGRQFWVGETLLEATRLSTPCKHLEEITGKPVFDPLINRSGLNCKIIKGGQVHVNDIIRAHRVG; this comes from the coding sequence ATGAGTTCTATCGAGAGTATGGCGTCAGTCACACCTGCCGACTTTACTGGCCAGGTTGAGTTTCTGCACTTATGTCCCCGCGCCTTTCTGCCGATGCGTTCAGTGCCAACGCTGACCCTGATTGAAGGACAGGGGATTGAGGGCGATCGCTACTGCCTGAGTGGTGGATTTTATTCGCATAAGCCGGAAGAGGGGCGGCAGGTCACTCTATTTGAGATTGAGACGCTGGAGGCATTAAAACGTGACCACGGTATCGATTTTGCACCGGAGGAGCACAGAAGAAATATTACTGTGCGCGGTGTTCCGCTTAACCATTTGGTGGGGCGGCAGTTTTGGGTGGGTGAGACGCTGCTCGAAGCCACACGCTTATCGACGCCGTGCAAACATCTGGAAGAAATAACCGGTAAACCGGTGTTCGATCCTTTAATTAATCGCTCCGGGTTGAACTGCAAAATCATTAAAGGCGGGCAGGTTCATGTTAATGACATCATCAGAGCGCATCGGGTTGGGTAA